From Paenibacillus sp. PK3_47, the proteins below share one genomic window:
- a CDS encoding DinB family protein, which translates to MQNKISEVLLENWDYAMDVEDWSPPLGAALEGVDSAQAVWRPEGAAGNSIWETVNHLTYYKERLLRKLKGLPKLPDLENNDATFTVTESGEEAWAAAIAKLKSVHASLREVIEALEEGAYDWGGSGHAPGEEVMSLILHDAYHTGQIVLIRKLQGSWPSNRSFN; encoded by the coding sequence ATGCAGAATAAGATCAGCGAGGTATTGCTCGAGAATTGGGATTATGCTATGGATGTGGAGGACTGGTCTCCGCCGCTGGGTGCGGCACTGGAGGGAGTAGACAGTGCGCAGGCGGTCTGGAGACCGGAAGGGGCAGCCGGCAATTCGATTTGGGAGACAGTGAACCACCTGACCTACTACAAGGAACGTCTGCTGCGCAAGCTTAAGGGCCTGCCGAAGCTGCCGGATCTGGAGAACAATGACGCTACGTTTACGGTAACGGAGAGCGGGGAGGAAGCCTGGGCGGCGGCGATAGCCAAGCTGAAATCGGTCCATGCCTCCCTGCGGGAAGTGATTGAAGCGCTTGAGGAAGGTGCCTACGACTGGGGCGGCTCCGGACATGCTCCGGGCGAAGAAGTGATGAGCCTGATCCTGCATGATGCCTACCACACCGGACAGATCGTACTGATCCGTAAGCTGCAGGGCTCGTGGCCGTCGAACCGGAGTTTTAACTAG